The sequence TATCCAATTTTTATAAAGATTCTTATCTAACACAAGAATAAAATAATATGATGCGATAACCCAAAAAGGTAAAAGTATCACATTTTGATTATACATTATAAAATATTGTAATATGTAATACGCACTAAATGTCGAAATAACAGTTATAAAGGTAGCTTCTTCTTTTGAGAAAAATCTTTTACAAATTTTATAAATATAAATCAAAGAAACTAGCACACATAAACCACTAGACAAAACATCTGCTAAGATAGCATTTCCAAAAGTTAGAAGTGATAAAACCTTCAAGATAAAAGCGCCTAGTCCAGGGTGTTTATCATACATAAAACTAAGAGAGTTTGACCAAGCTAGATTCTCAGCAACATTCCCAGCAATAGCATATTTATTATAAAATAATGCTGTTAATCCAACCCATATAAACAAGTATAAAAATAAATATATTATTAAATCTTTACTTATATTTTTTTAAAAAATAAATCCCATAAAATCAGCCTCAATATAATTAAACTGACTGATTATAATCTAAATTTATTATTTACAAGTAATTTTTCTAGCAAATATTTTCTATGATTTCAAACGAATACCTTTTTCTAATAAGTACCAGCAAAGATAATACAATAAGAATGTAAAGATAATAATTGCTGTAAATGCATAATATGGATTAACAGTCGAAACACCAATAAATCCATATCTAACAAAATCAACTATATAAAATAATGGATTACATGAAGATATAAAGTGCCAAAAACCTGTAAGGTTATTTATATTATAGAAAACCCCTCCTAAGTAAATAAGAGGTGCTAATATAAATGTTGGGAATATCGTAGTATCATCAAACTTCTGCGAAAATATAGCATTTATTAGACCTCCAAGTGAAAACAATGCCCCACAGAATATAAACCCAGCTAACACTAAAAATACACTATGAATAGTACTAAAGCCATCTAATGCAAATGCTGCAATACTTACTAATATACCAACAATAATACCTCTAAAAATTCCTCCTGAGATATAACCTAGAACTATTACATGGTTACTTACAGGAGAAACTAACAACTCTTCAATAGCCTTACTAAAACGTATCCCAAAGAAGGAGCTTACAACATTACCATACGAGTTTTGAATCACCGCCATAATAATAAGACCAGGTGTGATGTACTGCATATAAGTAATACCATCTCCCATAGAACCAATACGCGATCCAACCACTTTACCAAATATCAAAAAATATAAAATGATAGTTATAACTGATGGTAATAATGTCTGTGGCCAAATTCTGAACATCCTTTTACATTCACGACTAAAGATCGTTACGTAAGTTATCCAATAATCTTTTAAATTCATAAATTTACCTATTTATTCCTTGCAACATCTATAAATAATTTTTCTAGTTTTGCTTCTTTAGTACGTACATCTAATACATCTAGATGATACTTATTTGTCAATTCTGAAAAAATCTCATTTAACACAACACCTTTTGAAACTTCTACTTCCAGCGTATACTCATCAACCAACTTTACATTACCAGAACTAAGCTTAATATCCACTAGGCATTTATCTTTTAAATCAAAGATATAAGTATGCTGATCTGCTGTTTTTAGGAAACTTTTCATATCTGTATTTACATGAACATCACCCTTATGGATAAGAGCAATACGATTACACATAGATTCAGCTTCTTCTAAGTAGTGTGTAGTCAAGATTACAGTCAAGCCTTCTTTATGAAACTCAGTAATCATTTCCCATAAAGAGTTTCTAAGCTCTACATCAACACCTGCAGTTGGTTCATCTAATATTAAAAGTTTTGGTTTATGTATCAAAGCTCTGACTACCATTAATCTTCTTTTCATCCCGCCTGATAAGAATCTTACCTGAGTATTTCTCTTATCATATAGATCAACTTTTCTAAGTAGCTCCTCTGCATAAGGTATAGCCTCTTTTCTAGAAATCCCAAAAAAGCCTGCCTGTGTAATTAAAATATCTATAGGCTTTTCAAAGAGATTAAGGTTTACCTCCTGAGGCATAACCCCTAAGTGCTTTCTAGCATTTATAAAATCATTATCAATATCATGGCCAAATATTTTTATCTGACCTGATGTTTTATTTACAAGAGAAGAGATCATCCCTAATGTTGTTGATTTGCCTGCTCCATTAGGACCTAAAAGAGCAAAAAAATCTCCCTTATTTACATCTAAACTAATATCATTAACGGCTTTAAAGCCACCTTTGTAGATTTTAGTCAGATTTTTTATTTCTAACGCTTTTTCACTCATATGACTAAGATTTATTTTAACTATAAAATATGAGGACTATTATAGCATTATGGTTTTATAGTTTTATTGATTTTATAAATTAATTTTTGTTAAGGTCTTTAATAAAAATTAGTATTTTAGAAATATGTCTTTTTTATCATAAAGATAATACTTAAACCAACCACAACTATAAATATAGGTCTAACAAGCTTTGATCCTTTTAATATAACCATTCTAGATCCTACAATACCACCAAAGAAACTTCCTATAGCCATTAAGAATCCAAATATATAATTCACATGTCCTGATAAAATAAATATAATAAGTGAAAATACATTACTCTTTAAATTTAATACTTTGGCATATCCAGAAGCTTGTAAGAATGTATAACCAAGAAAATACACAATTGCAATAATCCAAAAGTTACCTGTACCTGGACCAAAAAAACCATCATATGCTCCCAACAAAAATCCAAATAATATAAAAAATGCCACTTCTGACATCTTTTTTTTGCCTTGATTGACCCCAAGGTTTTTATTTACAATACTAAAAATGAAAACAACTATTAAGAGTATTGGAACAAGTTTATTCATAAAATCATTATGAATCACAACAGCCAATATCGTACCCAAAGATGCACCAATAAAGCCAGCAATCAAACCTCGCAATACTGTTTTAAAATTTATCAAACCATTTTTATAATACTTAAAAGTTGCCATAGCTGTACCAATACTAGCTTGAAGCTTATTTGTACCTAAAACCATTACAATTGGTAAACCAGTCATACTCAAAGCTGGAATACTTATAAGACCACCCCCTCCAGCAATAGCATCAATAAAACTAGCTAAAAAACCCATCAATATTATAAACGAGCATAATATAAAAAAATGGTTTGCAAAAAATTCCTGCATATATTTATTTTCCTTTTAGATGTATAGCTAACCATATAGTTGGATTAGCAGTATAGGTGACCCAGTGTTTAGTATTTTTAGGAATTAATAGGTACTCGCCTTCATCAAGATTATATTCTTTAGTTTCTAGTTTTAGTTTTGTCTTACCTTTTAATACTAAAACCCATTCATCGTGATCTTGGATGTATGGTTTATTAGTATCTGTAACTTGCCCATAAGAAATAATTTTCTCGATGCTGACATTTCTATGATTTAAAATATCTATGAAAACCTCATCGTTAGAAGACTTTGGAAAGATATCATAAATACTACTATGTAAACTATTTTCACTCATTACTATTTAGCTCTTAGTATAAGTTATTCTGATATTAATATAAAAACCTATTAGAATACATAATAGCACTCTTTCTGCAAAACTACTCATCAAATGTATCAATACATATATTAAATAAAATATTTGCTATAATCTGTAGCAACTTAAAAAAAATTTATCTGAAAATGATTATAGATTCACATTGCCATCTTAATTATTTAAAACTAGAAGATACAAACCTTGAGAATGTCATCACAAACGCTAAAAATGCAGGCATCGACAAAATAGTTTCAATTGCTGTAGCATGGCATGAAATTGGTGATATCCAAAAAATAGCTGAAAACTACAATAATGTATATTTTTCTGTTGGGGTCCATCCTAGTGAATTAGACTCACATCAGCCTAGCATTGAAGAAATTATTACTAGGTCAAATCATCCAAAATGCGTAGCTATAGGCGAAACTGGTCTAGACTACTACTATAATGACCAAGAAACAAAACCTAAACAAGTTTCTAAATTTGTAAATCATATCCAAGCAGCTATTGAAGTAGCAAAACCTATAATTGTACATACTAGAGCTGCCAAGCAAGATACTTTAGATATTCTAAAATCTGAAAATGTCGAAAAATGCGGTGGTATTCTACATTGTTTTACAGAAGATTATGATATGGCAAAACAAGCTATAGATATGGGAATGTATATCTCATTTTCAGGAATACTAACTTTTAAAAATGCCAAAGATATTCAAGAAACTGCAAAAAAATTA is a genomic window of Francisella sp. LA112445 containing:
- a CDS encoding ABC transporter permease, whose amino-acid sequence is MNLKDYWITYVTIFSRECKRMFRIWPQTLLPSVITIILYFLIFGKVVGSRIGSMGDGITYMQYITPGLIIMAVIQNSYGNVVSSFFGIRFSKAIEELLVSPVSNHVIVLGYISGGIFRGIIVGILVSIAAFALDGFSTIHSVFLVLAGFIFCGALFSLGGLINAIFSQKFDDTTIFPTFILAPLIYLGGVFYNINNLTGFWHFISSCNPLFYIVDFVRYGFIGVSTVNPYYAFTAIIIFTFLLYYLCWYLLEKGIRLKS
- a CDS encoding ABC transporter ATP-binding protein codes for the protein MSEKALEIKNLTKIYKGGFKAVNDISLDVNKGDFFALLGPNGAGKSTTLGMISSLVNKTSGQIKIFGHDIDNDFINARKHLGVMPQEVNLNLFEKPIDILITQAGFFGISRKEAIPYAEELLRKVDLYDKRNTQVRFLSGGMKRRLMVVRALIHKPKLLILDEPTAGVDVELRNSLWEMITEFHKEGLTVILTTHYLEEAESMCNRIALIHKGDVHVNTDMKSFLKTADQHTYIFDLKDKCLVDIKLSSGNVKLVDEYTLEVEVSKGVVLNEIFSELTNKYHLDVLDVRTKEAKLEKLFIDVARNK
- a CDS encoding TSUP family transporter — encoded protein: MQEFFANHFFILCSFIILMGFLASFIDAIAGGGGLISIPALSMTGLPIVMVLGTNKLQASIGTAMATFKYYKNGLINFKTVLRGLIAGFIGASLGTILAVVIHNDFMNKLVPILLIVVFIFSIVNKNLGVNQGKKKMSEVAFFILFGFLLGAYDGFFGPGTGNFWIIAIVYFLGYTFLQASGYAKVLNLKSNVFSLIIFILSGHVNYIFGFLMAIGSFFGGIVGSRMVILKGSKLVRPIFIVVVGLSIIFMIKKTYF
- a CDS encoding cupin domain-containing protein — encoded protein: MSENSLHSSIYDIFPKSSNDEVFIDILNHRNVSIEKIISYGQVTDTNKPYIQDHDEWVLVLKGKTKLKLETKEYNLDEGEYLLIPKNTKHWVTYTANPTIWLAIHLKGK
- a CDS encoding TatD family hydrolase, which translates into the protein MIIDSHCHLNYLKLEDTNLENVITNAKNAGIDKIVSIAVAWHEIGDIQKIAENYNNVYFSVGVHPSELDSHQPSIEEIITRSNHPKCVAIGETGLDYYYNDQETKPKQVSKFVNHIQAAIEVAKPIIVHTRAAKQDTLDILKSENVEKCGGILHCFTEDYDMAKQAIDMGMYISFSGILTFKNAKDIQETAKKLPLDRILIETDAPYLTPVPYRGKANYPEYVKYVAKFLAELRNENYEKVAKQTYENTCDVFKLN